The following proteins are co-located in the Camelina sativa cultivar DH55 chromosome 12, Cs, whole genome shotgun sequence genome:
- the LOC104731530 gene encoding uncharacterized protein LOC104731530 isoform X10 encodes MLVAQLLTTGFRQLLYLPGVVFILPDSYIDPVNKEYGGDKYENGVITHRPPPVQNTRMRPRPRFDRSTGGGGPQNYQRNPQYGQQPPMQGGGGSYGSQQIARSTTKNLISSHSSSNLPSILVNLMSTKPRIDEDKWNDAWESAWLPDDLTDKSRAPWEKDVNFDSTAKIEETDVEANAFVEDMNEHWNERRGKKSGKVDKREVKIDDGGESSSSSLYSLETMKKDYRLKKQRVHASLWVKEIEKLEEAKLGDSGSGGGADDIDRLLDSCSEIFDSVDHDFDKLEVSSGSEMKNKPDGWESTAKEQDGNLWEMSQREEDILLQEFDRRTAFCKFQIASFIKQHIFSRRRPIDGWRYMIEVIGSNARKGKGSVSRLPALSDVSTQPFKEETGSLTTLKR; translated from the exons ATGCTTGTAGCACAACTACTTACCACGGGTTTCAGGCAACTATTAT ATCTACCTGGAGTGGTCTTCATATTGCCAGATTCCTACATTGATCCCGTGAACAAAGAGTATGGAG GAGACAAATACGAGAATGGAGTCATCACACACAGGCCACCACCAGTTCAGAATACCAGAATGAGACCCCGTCCTAGGTTTGACCGTTCAACAGGAGGAGGAGGTCCTCAAAACTACCAAAGAAACCCACAGTATGGTCAGCAACCGCCAATGCAAGGTGGTGGAGGGAGCTATGGTTCTCAACAGATCGCAAGAAGTACAACAAAAAATCTGATTTCTTCACATTCAAGTTCGAATCTCCCGTCGATTCTCGTCAATCTGATGTCAACGAAACCTCGAATCGATGAAGACAAATGGAACGACGCATGGGAATCAGCTTGGTTACCAGATGATCTCACGGATAAGAGCCGAGCTCCATGGGAGAAAGACGTGAACTTCGATTCGACGGCGAAGATCGAAGAAACCGATGTGGAAGCGAACGCCTTCGTGGAGGATATGAATGAGCATTGGAACGAGAGGAGAGGGAAGAAGAGTGGTAAAGTGGACAAGAGAGAAGTGAAGATTGATGATGGAGGAGAATCATCGTCATCATCGCTTTACAGTTTGGAGACTATGAAGAAGGATTATAGGTTGAAGAAGCAACGAGTTCATGCGTCTTTGTGGGTTAAGGAGATTGAGAAATTGGAAGAAGCTAAATTGGGTGATTCTGGATCTGGTGGTGGAGCTGATGATATTGATAGGCTTCTTGATAGTTGCTCTGA GATTTTCGACTCGGTAGACCATGATTTTGACAAATTGGAGGTTTCGAGTGGATCTGAAATGAAGAACAAGCCTGATGGTTGGGAATCAACAGCAAAGGAACAAGATGGAAATCTCTGGGAAATGtcacaaagagaagaagacatacTTCTCCAAGAATTTGATCGTCGGACTGCCTTTTGCAAATTTCAG ATAGCGAGTTTTATAAAGCAACACATATTCAGTAGAAGAAGACCGATTGATGGGTGGAGGTACATGATTGAAGTGATCGGTTCAAATGCGAGAAAAGGGAAAGGTAGTGTTTCTCGGCTCCCAGCTTTATCGGATGTGTCAACTCAGCCTTTCAAAGAAGAAACGGGCAGCCTCACTACTTTGAAGCGGTAG
- the LOC104731529 gene encoding glycine-rich RNA-binding protein 4, mitochondrial, whose protein sequence is MWSATLSFPSFVASSSSLPNYKNRRFPRIKASLFNYPLASKIMVRNLPFSTSEDFLQREFSAFGEIAEVKLVKDESMKRSKGYAFIQFKSQDDAFLAIETMDRRMYNGRMIYIDIAKPGKRDFQGLPRTSGPPEKTQELEEATNDEVADCWY, encoded by the exons ATGTGGTCGGCGACGTTATCTTTCCCTTCATTTGtggcttcttcatcttctctaccAAATTACAAGAACCGTAGGTTTCCGAGGATTAAAGCTTCGCTTTTTAATTACCCTCTCGCGAGCAAAATCATGGTCAGAA ATTTACCGTTTTCCACAAGTGAAGATTTTCTACAAAGGGAGTTTTCGGCTTTTGGAGAGATAGCTGAAG TTAAGCTTGTTAAAGATGAGTCAATGAAGAGATCAAAAGGTTATGCTTTTATTCAATTCAAGTCTCAGGATGATGCTTTTCTAGCCATTGAGACCATGGACCGTCGG ATGTACAATGGCAGGATGATTTATATAGACATTGCGAAACCAGGGAAACGTGATTTCCAAGGGTTGCCAAGGACTTCTGGTCCCCCTGAGAAGACTCAAGAACTAGAAGAAGCCACTAATGATGAGGTCGCTGATTGTTGGTATTAG
- the LOC104731530 gene encoding uncharacterized protein LOC104731530 isoform X5, whose protein sequence is MILSLLRKWSLPMNKLALKDLVSDLPGVVFILPDSYIDPVNKEYGGDKYENGVITHRPPPVQNTRMRPRPRFDRSTGGGGPQNYQRNPQYGQQPPMQGGGGSYGSQQIARSTTKNLISSHSSSNLPSILVNLMSTKPRIDEDKWNDAWESAWLPDDLTDKSRAPWEKDVNFDSTAKIEETDVEANAFVEDMNEHWNERRGKKSGKVDKREVKIDDGGESSSSSLYSLETMKKDYRLKKQRVHASLWVKEIEKLEEAKLGDSGSGGGADDIDRLLDSCSEIFDSVDHDFDKLEVSSGSEMKNKPDGWESTAKEQDGNLWEMSQREEDILLQEFDRRTAFCKFQIASFIKQHIFSRRRPIDGWRYMIEVIGSNARKGKGSVSRLPALSDVSTQPFKEETGSLTTLKR, encoded by the exons ATGATCCTAAGTCTCCTGAGGAAATGGTCTCTACCTATGAACAAACTTGCGCTCAAGGACTTGGTATCAG ATCTACCTGGAGTGGTCTTCATATTGCCAGATTCCTACATTGATCCCGTGAACAAAGAGTATGGAG GAGACAAATACGAGAATGGAGTCATCACACACAGGCCACCACCAGTTCAGAATACCAGAATGAGACCCCGTCCTAGGTTTGACCGTTCAACAGGAGGAGGAGGTCCTCAAAACTACCAAAGAAACCCACAGTATGGTCAGCAACCGCCAATGCAAGGTGGTGGAGGGAGCTATGGTTCTCAACAGATCGCAAGAAGTACAACAAAAAATCTGATTTCTTCACATTCAAGTTCGAATCTCCCGTCGATTCTCGTCAATCTGATGTCAACGAAACCTCGAATCGATGAAGACAAATGGAACGACGCATGGGAATCAGCTTGGTTACCAGATGATCTCACGGATAAGAGCCGAGCTCCATGGGAGAAAGACGTGAACTTCGATTCGACGGCGAAGATCGAAGAAACCGATGTGGAAGCGAACGCCTTCGTGGAGGATATGAATGAGCATTGGAACGAGAGGAGAGGGAAGAAGAGTGGTAAAGTGGACAAGAGAGAAGTGAAGATTGATGATGGAGGAGAATCATCGTCATCATCGCTTTACAGTTTGGAGACTATGAAGAAGGATTATAGGTTGAAGAAGCAACGAGTTCATGCGTCTTTGTGGGTTAAGGAGATTGAGAAATTGGAAGAAGCTAAATTGGGTGATTCTGGATCTGGTGGTGGAGCTGATGATATTGATAGGCTTCTTGATAGTTGCTCTGA GATTTTCGACTCGGTAGACCATGATTTTGACAAATTGGAGGTTTCGAGTGGATCTGAAATGAAGAACAAGCCTGATGGTTGGGAATCAACAGCAAAGGAACAAGATGGAAATCTCTGGGAAATGtcacaaagagaagaagacatacTTCTCCAAGAATTTGATCGTCGGACTGCCTTTTGCAAATTTCAG ATAGCGAGTTTTATAAAGCAACACATATTCAGTAGAAGAAGACCGATTGATGGGTGGAGGTACATGATTGAAGTGATCGGTTCAAATGCGAGAAAAGGGAAAGGTAGTGTTTCTCGGCTCCCAGCTTTATCGGATGTGTCAACTCAGCCTTTCAAAGAAGAAACGGGCAGCCTCACTACTTTGAAGCGGTAG
- the LOC104731528 gene encoding multiple organellar RNA editing factor 1, mitochondrial isoform X2, producing MAMLSHRLRRALLTATSYVNRSVSLSPASIAPSSEFHSVSSSVLQRSVLGRSTEVATLAPARLYSTRQLKLYKEGDEITEDTVLFEGCDYNHWLITMDFPKDDPKSPEEMVSTYEQTCAQGLGISVEEAKQRMYACSTTTYQGFQAIMTEQESEKFKDLPGVVFILPDSYIDPVNKEYGGDKYENGVITHRPPPVQNTRMRPRPRFDRSTGGGGPQNYQRNPQYGQQPPMQGGGGSYGSQQSYGPPGQGQGTQAPPPPYQAGYNQGPRSPPPPYQAGYNQSQGSPVPPYQGPQGSYGQGGSGNYNQGPQGGYNQGGPRNYSPPGAGNYGPAPGAGNTSYGQPGHGQGYSGAGNTSYGQPGQGYSGPGQEQNQTFPQADQRNPDWNNNNPAGQPGPDQGRRY from the exons ATGGCTATGTTATCTCACCGTCTCCGACGAGCTTTACTCACGGCGACTTCCTATGTTAACCGATCAGTTTCTCTCTCCCCAGCATCCATTGCACCATCGTCCGAGTTCCATTCTGTGTCTTCTTCTGTGTTACAGAGATCTGTTTTAGGGAGATCGACTGAAGTAGCCACTCTAGCTCCGGCGAGACTGTATTCGACGAGGCAGCTGAAGCTTTACAAAGAAGGCGATGAGATAACGGAAGACACTGTGTTGTTCGAAGGTTGTGATTATAATCACTGGCTTATCACTATGGATTTCCCCAAGGATGATCCTAAGTCTCCTGAGGAAATGGTCTCTACTTATGAACAAACTTGCGCTCAAGGACTTGGTATCAG TGTGGAAGAGGCCAAGCAGAGGATGTATGCTTGTAGCACAACAACTTACCAAGGTTTTCAGGCAATCATGACTGAACAAGAATCAGAAAAGTTCAAGG ATCTACCCGGAGTGGTTTTCATATTGCCAGATTCCTACATTGATCCCGTGAACAAAGAGTATGGAG GAGACAAATACGAGAATGGAGTGATCACACACAGGCCACCACCAGTTCAGAATACCAGAATGAGACCCCGTCCTAGGTTTGACCGTTCAACAGGAGGAGGAGGTCCTCAAAACTACCAAAGAAACCCACAGTATGGTCAGCAACCACCAATGCAAGGTGGTGGAGGGAGCTATGGTTCTCAACAGAGCTATGGCCCTCCAGGACAAGGTCAGGGAACTCAAGCGCCTCCACCTCCATATCAGGCAGGTTACAACCAAGGCCCGAGATCTCCACCACCTCCATATCAGGCAGGTTATAATCAAAGCCAGGGATCTCCAGTGCCTCCATACCAAGGGCCACAAGGCAGTTATGGTCAAGGCGGATCTGGGAACTATAACCAAGGGCCACAAGGaggttacaaccaaggaggacCTAGGAATTACAGTCCACCGGGAGCTGGAAACTATGGTCCTGCACCGGGGGCTGGAAATACCAGTTATGGTCAGCCTGGTCATGGTCAGGGATATTCTGGAGCTGGAAATACCAGTTATGGTCAGCCTGGTCAGGGATATTCTGGACCTGGACAAGAGCAGAATCAAACATTTCCACAGGCAGATCAGAGGAATCCAGACTGGAACAACAATAATCCAGCAGGCCAGCCCGGCCCTGATCAA GGAAGAAGATACTAG
- the LOC104731530 gene encoding uncharacterized protein LOC104731530 isoform X8 has product MRPRPRFDRSTGGGGPQNYQRNPQYGQQPPMQGGGGSYGSQQIARSTTKNLISSHSSSNLPSILVNLMSTKPRIDEDKWNDAWESAWLPDDLTDKSRAPWEKDVNFDSTAKIEETDVEANAFVEDMNEHWNERRGKKSGKVDKREVKIDDGGESSSSSLYSLETMKKDYRLKKQRVHASLWVKEIEKLEEAKLGDSGSGGGADDIDRLLDSCSEIFDSVDHDFDKLEVSSGSEMKNKPDGWESTAKEQDGNLWEMSQREEDILLQEFDRRTAFCKFQIASFIKQHIFSRRRPIDGWRYMIEVIGSNARKGKGSVSRLPALSDVSTQPFKEETGSLTTLKR; this is encoded by the exons ATGAGACCCCGTCCTAGGTTTGACCGTTCAACAGGAGGAGGAGGTCCTCAAAACTACCAAAGAAACCCACAGTATGGTCAGCAACCGCCAATGCAAGGTGGTGGAGGGAGCTATGGTTCTCAACAGATCGCAAGAAGTACAACAAAAAATCTGATTTCTTCACATTCAAGTTCGAATCTCCCGTCGATTCTCGTCAATCTGATGTCAACGAAACCTCGAATCGATGAAGACAAATGGAACGACGCATGGGAATCAGCTTGGTTACCAGATGATCTCACGGATAAGAGCCGAGCTCCATGGGAGAAAGACGTGAACTTCGATTCGACGGCGAAGATCGAAGAAACCGATGTGGAAGCGAACGCCTTCGTGGAGGATATGAATGAGCATTGGAACGAGAGGAGAGGGAAGAAGAGTGGTAAAGTGGACAAGAGAGAAGTGAAGATTGATGATGGAGGAGAATCATCGTCATCATCGCTTTACAGTTTGGAGACTATGAAGAAGGATTATAGGTTGAAGAAGCAACGAGTTCATGCGTCTTTGTGGGTTAAGGAGATTGAGAAATTGGAAGAAGCTAAATTGGGTGATTCTGGATCTGGTGGTGGAGCTGATGATATTGATAGGCTTCTTGATAGTTGCTCTGA GATTTTCGACTCGGTAGACCATGATTTTGACAAATTGGAGGTTTCGAGTGGATCTGAAATGAAGAACAAGCCTGATGGTTGGGAATCAACAGCAAAGGAACAAGATGGAAATCTCTGGGAAATGtcacaaagagaagaagacatacTTCTCCAAGAATTTGATCGTCGGACTGCCTTTTGCAAATTTCAG ATAGCGAGTTTTATAAAGCAACACATATTCAGTAGAAGAAGACCGATTGATGGGTGGAGGTACATGATTGAAGTGATCGGTTCAAATGCGAGAAAAGGGAAAGGTAGTGTTTCTCGGCTCCCAGCTTTATCGGATGTGTCAACTCAGCCTTTCAAAGAAGAAACGGGCAGCCTCACTACTTTGAAGCGGTAG
- the LOC104731530 gene encoding uncharacterized protein LOC104731530 isoform X1 translates to MILSLLRKWSLPMNKLALKDLVSVVFMVESVWKRPSRGCMLVAQLLTTGFRQLLYLPGVVFILPDSYIDPVNKEYGGDKYENGVITHRPPPVQNTRMRPRPRFDRSTGGGGPQNYQRNPQYGQQPPMQGGGGSYGSQQIARSTTKNLISSHSSSNLPSILVNLMSTKPRIDEDKWNDAWESAWLPDDLTDKSRAPWEKDVNFDSTAKIEETDVEANAFVEDMNEHWNERRGKKSGKVDKREVKIDDGGESSSSSLYSLETMKKDYRLKKQRVHASLWVKEIEKLEEAKLGDSGSGGGADDIDRLLDSCSEIFDSVDHDFDKLEVSSGSEMKNKPDGWESTAKEQDGNLWEMSQREEDILLQEFDRRTAFCKFQIASFIKQHIFSRRRPIDGWRYMIEVIGSNARKGKGSVSRLPALSDVSTQPFKEETGSLTTLKR, encoded by the exons ATGATCCTAAGTCTCCTGAGGAAATGGTCTCTACCTATGAACAAACTTGCGCTCAAGGACTTGGTATCAG tgGTGTTTATGGTTGAGTCAGTGTGGAAGAGGCCAAGCAGAGGATGTATGCTTGTAGCACAACTACTTACCACGGGTTTCAGGCAACTATTAT ATCTACCTGGAGTGGTCTTCATATTGCCAGATTCCTACATTGATCCCGTGAACAAAGAGTATGGAG GAGACAAATACGAGAATGGAGTCATCACACACAGGCCACCACCAGTTCAGAATACCAGAATGAGACCCCGTCCTAGGTTTGACCGTTCAACAGGAGGAGGAGGTCCTCAAAACTACCAAAGAAACCCACAGTATGGTCAGCAACCGCCAATGCAAGGTGGTGGAGGGAGCTATGGTTCTCAACAGATCGCAAGAAGTACAACAAAAAATCTGATTTCTTCACATTCAAGTTCGAATCTCCCGTCGATTCTCGTCAATCTGATGTCAACGAAACCTCGAATCGATGAAGACAAATGGAACGACGCATGGGAATCAGCTTGGTTACCAGATGATCTCACGGATAAGAGCCGAGCTCCATGGGAGAAAGACGTGAACTTCGATTCGACGGCGAAGATCGAAGAAACCGATGTGGAAGCGAACGCCTTCGTGGAGGATATGAATGAGCATTGGAACGAGAGGAGAGGGAAGAAGAGTGGTAAAGTGGACAAGAGAGAAGTGAAGATTGATGATGGAGGAGAATCATCGTCATCATCGCTTTACAGTTTGGAGACTATGAAGAAGGATTATAGGTTGAAGAAGCAACGAGTTCATGCGTCTTTGTGGGTTAAGGAGATTGAGAAATTGGAAGAAGCTAAATTGGGTGATTCTGGATCTGGTGGTGGAGCTGATGATATTGATAGGCTTCTTGATAGTTGCTCTGA GATTTTCGACTCGGTAGACCATGATTTTGACAAATTGGAGGTTTCGAGTGGATCTGAAATGAAGAACAAGCCTGATGGTTGGGAATCAACAGCAAAGGAACAAGATGGAAATCTCTGGGAAATGtcacaaagagaagaagacatacTTCTCCAAGAATTTGATCGTCGGACTGCCTTTTGCAAATTTCAG ATAGCGAGTTTTATAAAGCAACACATATTCAGTAGAAGAAGACCGATTGATGGGTGGAGGTACATGATTGAAGTGATCGGTTCAAATGCGAGAAAAGGGAAAGGTAGTGTTTCTCGGCTCCCAGCTTTATCGGATGTGTCAACTCAGCCTTTCAAAGAAGAAACGGGCAGCCTCACTACTTTGAAGCGGTAG
- the LOC104731530 gene encoding uncharacterized protein LOC104731530 isoform X4: MILSLLRKWSLPMNKLALKDLVSVWKRPSRGCMLVAQLLTTGFRQLLYLPGVVFILPDSYIDPVNKEYGGDKYENGVITHRPPPVQNTRMRPRPRFDRSTGGGGPQNYQRNPQYGQQPPMQGGGGSYGSQQIARSTTKNLISSHSSSNLPSILVNLMSTKPRIDEDKWNDAWESAWLPDDLTDKSRAPWEKDVNFDSTAKIEETDVEANAFVEDMNEHWNERRGKKSGKVDKREVKIDDGGESSSSSLYSLETMKKDYRLKKQRVHASLWVKEIEKLEEAKLGDSGSGGGADDIDRLLDSCSEIFDSVDHDFDKLEVSSGSEMKNKPDGWESTAKEQDGNLWEMSQREEDILLQEFDRRTAFCKFQIASFIKQHIFSRRRPIDGWRYMIEVIGSNARKGKGSVSRLPALSDVSTQPFKEETGSLTTLKR, translated from the exons ATGATCCTAAGTCTCCTGAGGAAATGGTCTCTACCTATGAACAAACTTGCGCTCAAGGACTTGGTATCAG TGTGGAAGAGGCCAAGCAGAGGATGTATGCTTGTAGCACAACTACTTACCACGGGTTTCAGGCAACTATTAT ATCTACCTGGAGTGGTCTTCATATTGCCAGATTCCTACATTGATCCCGTGAACAAAGAGTATGGAG GAGACAAATACGAGAATGGAGTCATCACACACAGGCCACCACCAGTTCAGAATACCAGAATGAGACCCCGTCCTAGGTTTGACCGTTCAACAGGAGGAGGAGGTCCTCAAAACTACCAAAGAAACCCACAGTATGGTCAGCAACCGCCAATGCAAG GTGGTGGAGGGAGCTATGGTTCTCAACAGATCGCAAGAAGTACAACAAAAAATCTGATTTCTTCACATTCAAGTTCGAATCTCCCGTCGATTCTCGTCAATCTGATGTCAACGAAACCTCGAATCGATGAAGACAAATGGAACGACGCATGGGAATCAGCTTGGTTACCAGATGATCTCACGGATAAGAGCCGAGCTCCATGGGAGAAAGACGTGAACTTCGATTCGACGGCGAAGATCGAAGAAACCGATGTGGAAGCGAACGCCTTCGTGGAGGATATGAATGAGCATTGGAACGAGAGGAGAGGGAAGAAGAGTGGTAAAGTGGACAAGAGAGAAGTGAAGATTGATGATGGAGGAGAATCATCGTCATCATCGCTTTACAGTTTGGAGACTATGAAGAAGGATTATAGGTTGAAGAAGCAACGAGTTCATGCGTCTTTGTGGGTTAAGGAGATTGAGAAATTGGAAGAAGCTAAATTGGGTGATTCTGGATCTGGTGGTGGAGCTGATGATATTGATAGGCTTCTTGATAGTTGCTCTGA GATTTTCGACTCGGTAGACCATGATTTTGACAAATTGGAGGTTTCGAGTGGATCTGAAATGAAGAACAAGCCTGATGGTTGGGAATCAACAGCAAAGGAACAAGATGGAAATCTCTGGGAAATGtcacaaagagaagaagacatacTTCTCCAAGAATTTGATCGTCGGACTGCCTTTTGCAAATTTCAG ATAGCGAGTTTTATAAAGCAACACATATTCAGTAGAAGAAGACCGATTGATGGGTGGAGGTACATGATTGAAGTGATCGGTTCAAATGCGAGAAAAGGGAAAGGTAGTGTTTCTCGGCTCCCAGCTTTATCGGATGTGTCAACTCAGCCTTTCAAAGAAGAAACGGGCAGCCTCACTACTTTGAAGCGGTAG
- the LOC104731528 gene encoding multiple organellar RNA editing factor 1, mitochondrial isoform X1 — MAMLSHRLRRALLTATSYVNRSVSLSPASIAPSSEFHSVSSSVLQRSVLGRSTEVATLAPARLYSTRQLKLYKEGDEITEDTVLFEGCDYNHWLITMDFPKDDPKSPEEMVSTYEQTCAQGLGISVEEAKQRMYACSTTTYQGFQAIMTEQESEKFKDLPGVVFILPDSYIDPVNKEYGGDKYENGVITHRPPPVQNTRMRPRPRFDRSTGGGGPQNYQRNPQYGQQPPMQGGGGSYGSQQSYGPPGQGQGTQAPPPPYQAGYNQGPRSPPPPYQAGYNQSQGSPVPPYQGPQGSYGQGGSGNYNQGPQGGYNQGGPRNYSPPGAGNYGPAPGAGNTSYGQPGHGQGYSGAGNTSYGQPGQGYSGPGQEQNQTFPQADQRNPDWNNNNPAGQPGPDQFPQGRRY; from the exons ATGGCTATGTTATCTCACCGTCTCCGACGAGCTTTACTCACGGCGACTTCCTATGTTAACCGATCAGTTTCTCTCTCCCCAGCATCCATTGCACCATCGTCCGAGTTCCATTCTGTGTCTTCTTCTGTGTTACAGAGATCTGTTTTAGGGAGATCGACTGAAGTAGCCACTCTAGCTCCGGCGAGACTGTATTCGACGAGGCAGCTGAAGCTTTACAAAGAAGGCGATGAGATAACGGAAGACACTGTGTTGTTCGAAGGTTGTGATTATAATCACTGGCTTATCACTATGGATTTCCCCAAGGATGATCCTAAGTCTCCTGAGGAAATGGTCTCTACTTATGAACAAACTTGCGCTCAAGGACTTGGTATCAG TGTGGAAGAGGCCAAGCAGAGGATGTATGCTTGTAGCACAACAACTTACCAAGGTTTTCAGGCAATCATGACTGAACAAGAATCAGAAAAGTTCAAGG ATCTACCCGGAGTGGTTTTCATATTGCCAGATTCCTACATTGATCCCGTGAACAAAGAGTATGGAG GAGACAAATACGAGAATGGAGTGATCACACACAGGCCACCACCAGTTCAGAATACCAGAATGAGACCCCGTCCTAGGTTTGACCGTTCAACAGGAGGAGGAGGTCCTCAAAACTACCAAAGAAACCCACAGTATGGTCAGCAACCACCAATGCAAGGTGGTGGAGGGAGCTATGGTTCTCAACAGAGCTATGGCCCTCCAGGACAAGGTCAGGGAACTCAAGCGCCTCCACCTCCATATCAGGCAGGTTACAACCAAGGCCCGAGATCTCCACCACCTCCATATCAGGCAGGTTATAATCAAAGCCAGGGATCTCCAGTGCCTCCATACCAAGGGCCACAAGGCAGTTATGGTCAAGGCGGATCTGGGAACTATAACCAAGGGCCACAAGGaggttacaaccaaggaggacCTAGGAATTACAGTCCACCGGGAGCTGGAAACTATGGTCCTGCACCGGGGGCTGGAAATACCAGTTATGGTCAGCCTGGTCATGGTCAGGGATATTCTGGAGCTGGAAATACCAGTTATGGTCAGCCTGGTCAGGGATATTCTGGACCTGGACAAGAGCAGAATCAAACATTTCCACAGGCAGATCAGAGGAATCCAGACTGGAACAACAATAATCCAGCAGGCCAGCCCGGCCCTGATCAA TTTCCACAGGGAAGAAGATACTAG
- the LOC104731530 gene encoding uncharacterized protein LOC104731530 isoform X9 → MRPRPRFDRSTGGGGPQNYQRNPQYGQQPPMQGGGGSYGSQQIARSTTKNLISSHSSSNLPSILVNLMSTKPRIDEDKWNDAWESAWLPDDLTDKSRAPWEKDVNFDSTAKIEETDVEANAFVEDMNEHWNERRGKKSGKVDKREVKIDDGGESSSSSLYSLETMKKDYRLKKQRVHASLWVKEIEKLEEAKLGDSGSGGGADDIDRLLDSCSEIFDSVDHDFDKLEVSSGSEMKNKPDGWESTAKEQDGNLWEMSQREEDILLQEFDRRTAFCKFQIASFIKQHIFSRRRPIDGWRYMIEVIGSNARKGKGSVSRLPALSDVSTQPFKEETGSLTTLKR, encoded by the exons ATGAGACCCCGTCCTAGGTTTGACCGTTCAACAGGAGGAGGAGGTCCTCAAAACTACCAAAGAAACCCACAGTATGGTCAGCAACCGCCAATGCAAG GTGGTGGAGGGAGCTATGGTTCTCAACAGATCGCAAGAAGTACAACAAAAAATCTGATTTCTTCACATTCAAGTTCGAATCTCCCGTCGATTCTCGTCAATCTGATGTCAACGAAACCTCGAATCGATGAAGACAAATGGAACGACGCATGGGAATCAGCTTGGTTACCAGATGATCTCACGGATAAGAGCCGAGCTCCATGGGAGAAAGACGTGAACTTCGATTCGACGGCGAAGATCGAAGAAACCGATGTGGAAGCGAACGCCTTCGTGGAGGATATGAATGAGCATTGGAACGAGAGGAGAGGGAAGAAGAGTGGTAAAGTGGACAAGAGAGAAGTGAAGATTGATGATGGAGGAGAATCATCGTCATCATCGCTTTACAGTTTGGAGACTATGAAGAAGGATTATAGGTTGAAGAAGCAACGAGTTCATGCGTCTTTGTGGGTTAAGGAGATTGAGAAATTGGAAGAAGCTAAATTGGGTGATTCTGGATCTGGTGGTGGAGCTGATGATATTGATAGGCTTCTTGATAGTTGCTCTGA GATTTTCGACTCGGTAGACCATGATTTTGACAAATTGGAGGTTTCGAGTGGATCTGAAATGAAGAACAAGCCTGATGGTTGGGAATCAACAGCAAAGGAACAAGATGGAAATCTCTGGGAAATGtcacaaagagaagaagacatacTTCTCCAAGAATTTGATCGTCGGACTGCCTTTTGCAAATTTCAG ATAGCGAGTTTTATAAAGCAACACATATTCAGTAGAAGAAGACCGATTGATGGGTGGAGGTACATGATTGAAGTGATCGGTTCAAATGCGAGAAAAGGGAAAGGTAGTGTTTCTCGGCTCCCAGCTTTATCGGATGTGTCAACTCAGCCTTTCAAAGAAGAAACGGGCAGCCTCACTACTTTGAAGCGGTAG